The proteins below come from a single Triticum aestivum cultivar Chinese Spring chromosome 5D, IWGSC CS RefSeq v2.1, whole genome shotgun sequence genomic window:
- the LOC123119042 gene encoding uncharacterized protein, giving the protein MHALHCTYASYLEMTGGNDYTISSYFTCNATLHPYVHNLTSSYTDQKNEAFTVTTSIVMFILAALFFNLNLFSRLSNVSAILNPTVRLFLSTSLSLFLPVMSYLFSEAKKDNATTMTGTGTGSSQLGAELSLRARTILMWMLLVELLRKKVEAILVNVGMQWYSGTIDRAARIVWLGYLVFYNVKSTGKRVIYGTLWVLAAAKLLQRVAINELLKRSFAYGRNAQLLNSYMTQMLHEEERRQLLQQQQQRDEVGGSELLKMCRYPVIGEDNLERKAGPDGYHLQLPRKNTTDDAADSDSTTDDSHADADSATVTVGDIWSLPDDKKDKGGLLLEDPRLKRLCLSFALYKLLRRRFEDLPITGAETHNCRNLIFKGLHKELLLQGVKATKPQGLDVELQGADVAAALFQVFDEEVQFLCEYYHSFLPVVLSNPFFFLANYILFPILVWAFCILTFILCGNGNVHYALQSIKSDNYIISTGAMTLTRCLLRRIGHSPEVLFATIDLSITILLLLTFLYEQVWEYLVFILSNWLMVSLLCHYTGKRQWRQSRGLTRLIHCLLWVRSKLSHRNLCFKQYSVLCFCPLLPNKAVPKEVKKSILDYLVTHIDGHGDGGHAAPLTNGWSILQSDKHSQYRSLLASACENKSGAEVILICHIATSLLEVRYPMQNKTLMGSHRKVATTLSKYCAYLVAQYPELLPEDKDGTELTYKEMVEDLKKELGGCWRYHLSRQSTRYKKLREIGRPKHATVVVEPPPMTTVQTGAKLGRKLIHGANEHDARVWELLADFWTELMVYVAPSSSEVHVKAHKEALAQGGEFVTVLWALTTHTGITRPAVKPWTVIPIQDVEDTTSPQSV; this is encoded by the coding sequence ATGCATGCACTGCACTGCACGTACGCAAGTTATCTGGAGATGACTGGCGGCAACGACTACACTATCAGTAGCTATTTTACGTGCAATGCCACGCTGCACCCCTATGTGCACAACCTCACCTCCTCCTACACAGACCAGAAAAATGAGGCTTTCACGGTGACCACAAGCATCGTCATGTTCATCCTCGCGGCTCTCTTCTTCAACCTAAATCTCTTCAGCCGGCTCTCCAACGTGAGCGCCATCCTCAACCCCACCGTCCGCCTCTTCCTCTCCACCTCGCTGTCGCTTTTCCTCCCCGTCATGTCCTACCTCTTCTCCGAGGCCAAGAAGGATAATGCCACCACCATGACCGGTACTGGTACTGGTTCAAGTCAGCTGGGCGCCGAGCTGTCACTCCGAGCCCGCACGATCCTCATGTGGATGCTCCTTGTGGAGCTCCTCCGCAAGAAGGTGGAGGCCATCCTGGTGAACGTGGGCATGCAGTGGTACTCGGGCACCATTGATCGCGCAGCCCGCATCGTTTGGCTGGGCTACCTCGTCTTCTACAACGTCAAAAGCACCGGCAAGAGGGTAATCTACGGCACCTTGTGGGTGCTTGCGGCTGCCAAGTTGCTGCAGAGGGTCGCCATCAACGAGCTGCTCAAGCGTTCATTTGCCTATGGCAGGAACGCCCAGCTGCTTAACTCGTACATGACCCAGATGCTACACGAGGAAGAGCGGCGGCAgctgctgcagcagcagcagcagcgggacGAGGTTGGGGGATCGGAGCTGTTGAAGATGTGTAGGTACCCCGTGATAGGAGAAGACAACCTGGAGAGGAAGGCTGGCCCGGACGGCTACCACCTCCAGCTCCCACGAAAGAACACCACCGACGACGCCGCTGACAGCGACTCTACCACCGACGACTCCCACGCCGACGCCGACTCCGCCACCGTTACGGTGGGCGATATTTGGAGCCTCCCAGATGACAAGAAGGACAAGGGCGGGCTCCTCCTGGAAGACCCAAGACTGAAAAGGCTGTGCCTCTCCTTTGCACTCTACAAGCTGCTGCGCCGGAGGTTCGAGGATCTCCCCATCACCGGCGCGGAAACCCACAACTGCCGGAACCTCATCTTCAAAGGCCTGCACAAGGAGCTGCTGCTTCAAGGTGTGAAGGCTACAAAACCCCAAGGCTTGGACGTGGAGCTACAAGGTGCGGACGTCGCAGCTGCACTCTTCCAAGTGTTCGATGAAGAGGTCCAGTTCCTTTGCGAGTACTACCACTCTTTTCTACCCGTCGTCCTTTCCAACCCCTTCTTCTTTTTGGCCAACTACATCCTATTTCCCATCCTGGTATGGGCCTTCTGCATCCTGACCTTCATCCTCTGCGGCAACGGGAACGTGCACTACGCACTCCAGAGCATCAAGAGTGACAACTACATCATATCAACCGGCGCCATGACGTTGACCAGATGCCTCCTGAGGAGGATTGGCCATTCCCCGGAGGTGCTCTTCGCCACTATCGACCTAAGCATCACAATCCTGCTCTTGCTCACCTTCCTCTATGAGCAAGTCTGGGAGTACCTTGTCTTCATCCTCTCCAACTGGCTCATGGTGTCGCTACTCTGCCATTACACCGGCAAGCGCCAGTGGCGCCAGAGCCGCGGCTTGACAAGGCTCATCCACTGCCTCCTGTGGGTGCGGAGCAAGTTGAGCCACCGCAACCTCTGCTTCAAGCAGTACTCCGTGCTATGCTTCTGTCCTTTGTTGCCTAACAAGGCAGTACCAAAGGAAGTGAAGAAGTCCATCCTGGACTACCTGGTTACTCACATTGATGGCCATGGCGATGGCGGCCACGCTGCCCCTCTCACTAATGGTTGGTCCATACTGCAGTCGGACAAGCACAGCCAGTATCGCAGCCTGCTGGCATCGGCGTGCGAGAACAAGAGCGGCGCCGAGGTCATCCTCATCTGCCACATCGCCACCAGCCTCTTGGAGGTGAGGTACCCGATGCAGAACAAGACATTGATGGGAAGTCATCGCAAGGTGGCAACGACCTTGTCCAAGTACTGCGCTTACTTGGTGGCCCAGTATCCGGAGCTGCTCCCCGAAGATAAGGACGGGACGGAGCTCACGTACAAGGAGATGGTGGAAGATTTGAAAAAGGAGCTTGGGGGCTGTTGGAGGTACCACCTGTCGCGGCAGAGCACCCGGTACAAGAAGCTGAGGGAGATCGGCAGACCGAAGCATGCGACGGTGGTGGTGGAGCCGCCGCCGATGACGACTGTGCAGACGGGAGCAAAGTTGGGGAGGAAGCTGATCCACGGGGCAAATGAGCATGACGCGCGTGTGTGGGAGCTACTGGCCGACTTCTGGACGGAGCTCATGGTGTACGTGGCGCCATCGAGCAGTGAGGTGCACGTGAAGGCGCACAAGGAGGCCCTGGCGCAGGGCGGTGAGTTCGTCACCGTCCTCTGGGCACTGACCACGCACACCGGCATAACCAGGCCGGCCGTCAAGCCATGGACCGTCATCCCGATCCAAGATGTTGAGGATACAACGTCTCCTCAAAGTGTGTAG